A stretch of the Ostrea edulis chromosome 9, xbOstEdul1.1, whole genome shotgun sequence genome encodes the following:
- the LOC125658641 gene encoding uncharacterized protein LOC125658641 yields the protein MTEQPFKIDFYAPPSRDSNQLYGKVDIDTKWYFARRLSVKELLVCAVQKRGRSLTIQVTIGAQYLMTIHVTIGAQYLMTIHVTIGAQYLMTIHVTIGAQYLMTIHVTIGAQYLMTIHVTIGAQYLMTIHVTIGAQYLMTIHVTIGAQYLMTIHVTIGRWMAVLVISVLSHAIHGAPDNRGNEFIIGFMENLGTSTDVEVFVTTTRTVTVNVIVTTPRYSSSINEQFSVKAGEVKQLFFPPEIRPTSNSKVPNAVHVKADDDVVIYAVNKEMFSNDAYLGIPVDVLGKEYYAVTFYPPTRQCELMIVGIEDGTTIKIRFPAKMQQSVSWNGHSYGAGSTLMGTVDRFDTWQLISKGDLTGAYIASDKKIGVISGNKRTEIGRGYNSDHLCEMMDDKDGLKVDGTSFPSSTVYHQVTHNGITYAAGYIEVAEGTHTVRHDSPIKVFGGYLYGKAKYETYAFSTGTRLAPINTPCDLTTTEIGDGLDNDCDGLIDEEACWDSNTDDDGDSREDEDCATPPLVDGKWADWNQWSACSVTCFSTTGASNNGFRSRERTCTNPAPAYDGKQCVGQKSEVEACLVTNVDIYCPDSTRSCKDILDLDPATKGEDGVYNIHYGGQKKEVLCDMTTGGGGWTMSYGIQ from the exons ATGACGGAACAACCGTTTAAAATTGACTTTTATGCACCCCCGTCACGGGATAGTAACCAGTTGTAtggcaaagttgacatcgatacaaaATGGTATTTCGCTAGGAGACTATCCGTAAAAGAGCTACTTGTATGCGCAGTCCAAAAGAGAGGAAGAAGCctgacgatccaagtcactattggtgctcAGTACCTGATGACGATCCATGTCACTATTGGTGCTCAGTACCTGATGACGATCCATGTCACTATTGGTGCTCAGTACCTGATGACGATCCATGTCACTATTGGTGCTCAGTACCTGATGACGATCCATGTCACTATTGGTGCTCAGTACCTGATGACGATCCATGTCACTATTGGTGCTCAGTACCTGATGACGATCCATGTCACTATTGGTGCTCAGTACCTGATGACGATCCATGTCACTATTGGTGCTCAGTACCTGATGACGATCCATGTCACTATTG GACGATGGATGGCAGTGTTAGTAATCAGTGTTCTCTCTCATGCAATTCATG GTGCTCCTGACAATAGAGGAAACGAGTTCATAATTGGTTTCATGGAAAATTTGGGAACCTCCACTGATGTCGAAGTCTTTGTTACGACCACGCGTACAGTAACCGTTAACGTCATTGTCACTACGCCCCGATACTCCTCGTCCATCAACGAACAATTCAGCGTCAAAGCTGGAGAGGTCAAGCAACTTTTTTTTCCACCCGAAATCCGACCGACCAGCAATAGTAAAGTACCTAATGCCGTACACGTGAAGGCGGACGACGACGTCGTAATATACGCCGTGAACAAAGAAATGTTTTCTAACGATGCGTATCTGGGCATTCCGGTGGACGTTTTGGGAAAAGAGTACTATGCCGTTACTTTCTACCCACCAACACGGCAGTGCGAGCTAATGATAGTTGGAATTGAGGATGGAACCACCATTAAAATAAGATTTCCCGCCAAAATGCAGCAGTCGGTCTCGTGGAATGGACATTCTTATGGCGCCGGGAGTACCCTAATGGGGACCGTTGATCGCTTTGACACATGGCAGCTGATTTCAAAAGGAGACCTAACGGGAGCATACATCGCCTCCGACAAAAAAATTGGCGTTATCAGTGGAAACAAGAGAACAGAAATTGGGAGAGGGTATAATTCCGATCACTTATGCGAAATGATG GATGACAAGGATGGCCTGAAAGTTGACGGGACCTCTTTCCCCTCTTCCACTGTTTATCACCAGGTAACACACAATGGGATCACTTACGCTGCAGGCTACATCGAGGTTGCAGAGGGTACACACACTGTGCGTCACGATTCTCCAATCAAAGTTTTTGGTGGATATCTATACGGAAAAGCCAAGTATGAAACCTACGCCTTCTCAACCGGAACTCGACTTGCTCCCATCAACACA CCATGCGATCTAACAACCACTGAGATTGGTGATGGTTTAGACAATGACTGCGACGGTTTGATTGATGAAGAAGCCTGCTGGGACAGCAACACAG ATGATGACGGTGATTCGAGAGAAGATGAGGACTGTGCAACTCCGCCACTAG TTGATGGTAAATGGGCAGACTGGAATCAGTGGAGCGCATGCTCAGTAACATGCTTCTCCACCACTGGTGCGAGCAACAATGGTTTTCGATCCCGAGAAAGAACGTGTACAAACCCTGCCCCAGCGTACGATGGAAAGCAGTGTGTCGGTCAGAAGTCGGAGGTTGAAGCTTGTTTAGTCACcaatgtagatatatattgcCCAG ACAGTACTAGAAGTTGCAAGGACATTTTGGATCTTGATCCAGCCACAAAAGGAGAAGATGgtgtatataatatacattatgGAGGTCAGAAAAAGGAAGTGCTCTGCGATATGACTACGGGCGGAGGGGGTTGGACG aTGAGTTATGGAATTCAATGA
- the LOC130050255 gene encoding ficolin-2-like: MDFRKTWAEYKEGFGSACTDYWIGNDVINSLTSEMNHELRIGVLGFDCDKAYVTYSSFHVGDEDSGYPITVSGYSGKAGNSFRDNNGRKFSTFDRDNDEDAKNHCAKEHQGAWWYKNCYDSSLNGKMAQSAKISLSYMTWWAWKKNSFALNGSVMMIRPRTYN; the protein is encoded by the exons ATGGATTTTCGTAAAACCTGGGCCGAGTACAAAGAAGGATTTGGAAGCGCATGTACTGACTACTGGATTG GTAATGATGTCATCAATTCTTTGACGAGTGAAATGAATCATGAGCTGCGCATTGGAGTTTTAGGATTTGATTGCGATAAAGCATATGTAACGTATTCATCATTTCATGTCGGGGATGAGGACAGTGGATACCCTATCACTGTGTCAGGCTATTCAGGGAAGGCTG GGAACAGTTTCCGCGACAACAATGGGAGGAAGTTCTCGACATTTGACCGCGATAATGACGAGGACGCCAAAAATCACTGCGCAAAAGAGCACCAGGGAGCCTGGTGGTACAAGAATTGTTACGACTCCAGCCTGAACGGGAAGATGGCACAGTCTGCTAAGATTAGTCTCAGCTACATGACCTGGTGGGCATGGAAGAAGAACTCTTTTGCATTGAATGGGTCTGTGATGATGATCAGACCCAGAACCTACAATTAA